One Sphingomonas limnosediminicola DNA segment encodes these proteins:
- a CDS encoding GNAT family N-acetyltransferase, giving the protein MAKFVAETERLRLREWDVPDEQAFYEIMNKPAVMRHLGGVQSPEEWRAGFDRLCSYQRDYGHTFWVVEDRATGEIQGFCGLKRVNTPGANKLAGVPEIGWRLRESAWGKGIAKEAAIAALDLGFGQFGYDRIIAMTIPPNRESQGLMKRLGMTRREELDFVDQRFGPAVNPQIVYEIGAAEWPSARDAAVHDRR; this is encoded by the coding sequence GTGGCTAAGTTCGTTGCCGAGACCGAGCGGCTGCGCCTCCGCGAATGGGACGTGCCGGACGAGCAGGCCTTCTACGAGATCATGAACAAGCCGGCCGTGATGCGTCATCTGGGCGGCGTGCAATCGCCGGAAGAGTGGCGCGCAGGGTTCGATCGCTTGTGCAGCTACCAGCGCGATTATGGCCATACTTTCTGGGTCGTCGAGGATCGCGCGACGGGCGAAATCCAAGGCTTTTGCGGTCTGAAGCGGGTCAACACGCCGGGCGCCAACAAGCTGGCGGGCGTGCCCGAAATCGGCTGGCGCCTCCGCGAGAGCGCATGGGGGAAGGGCATCGCAAAGGAAGCAGCCATCGCCGCGCTCGACCTCGGCTTCGGGCAATTCGGCTACGACCGGATCATTGCGATGACGATCCCGCCGAACCGGGAGAGCCAGGGTTTGATGAAGCGGCTCGGCATGACCCGGCGTGAAGAACTCGATTTCGTCGACCAGCGCTTCGGGCCGGCGGTCAATCCGCAGATCGTTTATGAGATCGGCGCGGCCGAATGGCCCTCGGCACGCGACGCGGCAGTCCACGACCGCCGTTAA